The Polypterus senegalus isolate Bchr_013 chromosome 7, ASM1683550v1, whole genome shotgun sequence genome segment tctacgagaaaactcgtaaatccggcccaccttaaatccgtctgcacctctctgtcagcatcttttgttctgtaaatgtgccgaGTAAGACAAGCAGCatgctattccatccctccaccgtCACAGAtcgttcactcccagataatcaaacaaggcgtgagctgggagaactttgtgaagtgctggagttttagagtggaaatagattgttatttggaacatatgcatttcatgtgtgttccatttctacagtaatctgtgtaaacacattgttaaaacagaagctttttcatatgatagtaataaatgttacaaaatgtaggcataaactatagaatgtgtgaaacctcaagtccaaagatcaaacaaacactttcaccaaagattcaaggacaatacaacagcttccgtggcgtagcggtaagatttgctgacttgtaatcaagagtccccggtttgatcccgactgcctcctatatttgccgttttcagtagtaagctgctacCCACTCAAACTCCAGCAGTTCGCTCCCAGATAATcgaacaaggcatgagctgggagaactctgAACagtctgcgacggtggggggaagggatagcaggctgcttgctgcagaACTTAATcggtacatttacaggacaaaagaagctgaTGGAGAGGTTCAAACAGATTTAagataggctctggtaattctagttttaacactagaattaccagagcctacgaaaaaactcgtaattccgtcccaccttaaactgcttcttaaatcccttcacacctctccgccagcgccctttgtcttctaaatgtgctgataaagagaagctcggagcagccggctattccatccccccaccaatttagaacgtgccaaacttctctcagctcatgccttgattgagcatctgggagtgaagtggagttttagagtggaaataatagatcgttgtttggaacacacgcatttcatgtctgttccgtttctacagtaatctgtgtcaacacattgttaaaacagaaacgtttttttatattctagtagtagatgacaaaatgtaggcataaactgtataatgtatgaagcctgaagtccaaatagcaaagaaacattttcacaagaataacacaattgcgcttttattcaaaaatataactgcagaaacaaaatgccgcctaaacatgtgacattgacaccagtttattgtaactgcctccgtggttcaatagactcagccccgcttgggaatcaaaggtcacagttcgatcctgcgccctccgttttgagaagtaaactgctcttagtcttactgttttaaataaaagcatacatttgatttcagtctgtaacagccggtgcaatttatgatccttgtaaaggttagcttttttttttaattcacttttcattctctcagtcgcgttcagaatcaatccatacaaccccatctgacacggctgttttcactaaaggcgctatagctctgcagtgtaccacgatgcatactaatgcaaaaccccggttctgacacacaagcgctggcgaagctgctttcttagtatctcaccgtcacttgcttttctttttttcagttttattgagtgttcctgccagtccccgcatgttgctgtatgctgtttcttttgtactccaggacatgcagaggaaagaatggtaaagaccagtaaccggctatatgcaatcatcagacactccccatctgcccgtgtcgttcaaacacaggaacatatattggtgtaaaagtataacaaaagtgcacttttttccatcgccttttcctgtaagaagcaatgtctctctatgctgtggtttctattacacacctgaaagaaagagacaatacatgtgaaaatatccagcatacagcaacatgcggggactggcaggaacactcaataaaactgaataaaaagaaaatcaagtgacggtgagataagaagaaggcagcttcgccagcgtctgtgtgtcagaaccggtaggggtgggggggcgttagtatggtacaacgcagagctatagcgcgtctgtattctgtttcttttgtactccagggcacgcagaggagagaatagtaaagagcagtaagttcggcgctatatgcaatcatcagacactccccatctgcccgttgttttgttatacttttcaatacttttatactgctcaagcgggcatgctcaaaaatacacgtgtaatgccacgaaaagtgcgcagacacttcatttcgcaaacaaaacaagtgcacttttattcaaaactacctgtataaccgaagaaaaagaaagcaagttacagtaggcgattgatacgacagcttgcatggtgcaatgctaagtgcagattttcattccgtgctatataaaatcatcacattcaaatattaacagttcccacacacccaaggaccacccttcctacatttacgacacgtgtacttgttgccgtgtacacacctctctgtgctatggtttctattacactgaatgagcacctgacactgtactttcttccctggggaaggtccgcatcagagaatttccagttcctgcataaattcacacccgatctggcgctgttcgttttcaaataatattgcattagtgcgattatattttcacatatattgtctctttctttcaggtgtgtaatagaaaccacagcatagagagaagtgtgtacactgcttcttacaggaaaaggcgatggaaaaagtgcacttgaataaaagtgcacttttgttatactttacaccaatatatgttcctgtgtttgagcgacacgggcagatggggagtgtctgatgattgcatatagcgccgaagttactggtctttaccattctttcctctgcatgtcctggggtacaaaagaaacagcatacagcaacatgcggggactggcaggaacactcaataaaactgaataaaaagaaaagcaagtgcggtgagatcgaagaaggcagcttagccagcgtttgtgtgtcagaaccgggggtttggcgttagtatgcatcgtggtacactgcagagctataagcgcgtctttagtgaaaacagccgtgtcagatggggttgtatggattgattctgagcgactgagagaatgaaaagtgaataaaaaaaaagctaacctttacaaggatcataaattgcacggctgttacagactgaaatcaaatgtatgcttttattttaaaacagtaatactaagagcagtttacttctcaaaacggagggcgcaggatcgaactcgtgaccttttgattcccaagcgggggctgagtctattgagccacggaggcagttacaataaactggtgtcaatgtcacatgtttaggcggcaTTTTGTTTctgagttatatttttgaataaaagcgcaattgtgttattcttgtgaaaatgtttctttgctatttggacttcaggcttcatacattatacagtttatgcctacattttgtcatctactactagaatataaaaaaacgtttctgttttaacaatgtgttgacacaggttactgtagaaacggaacagacatgaaatgcgtgtgttccaaacaacgatctattatttccactctaaaactccacttcactcccagatgctcaatcaaggcatgagctgagagaagtttggcacgttctaaattggtggggggatggaatagccggctgctccgagcttctctttatcagcacatttagaagacaaagggcgctggcggagaggtgtgaagggatttaagaagcagtttaaggtgggacggaattacgagttttttcgtaggctctggtaattctagtgttaaggcagtGGTCAATTTCTGCTTCTAATAACTTCTGCTTTAATATTAATTGACTTACTATTTAAGACAGACAGCTAATGTGTCCAGCacacaatatttgaaaagaaaggtGCAGTTCTCAGTAATACATCATgagaatgataataataatactcatgAGAACGTTTTGATGGTGCtcattaataagaaaatgaacAGTATTGGAAATGCATGGTCTAGTGCAGAAGAATGAGCCATAAGCCATTAGATTAAATAACAGACTTAAgaatcagcttctaattaagaaactggttgaagtAAAATTGGTTAGAATTTGAGTCCCCAACATAGCTggtctgtgacgatgcaggttcagctccatgctctcATCTGCTGttcggaagcccttgaacccaacaccgtcggtaatgttactgatgagctagacagtgaggcagtAACagtggagcaaggggatggtgtataaaagtgtcaagtgcttttattaaaacagtaaaacaaaacagtgttcaaatagtgCAATGATTCAAGTTCaacaaataatccaataaatgcAAAAGTGAATCGTGGAGgtgaaaatcaatagaaaaaacaaccTTTAAAACCCAAGGTTAAAACATTGTTgaaagcagtcttaaaacacagACAAGCCTGGTGCTTCTTCTACACTAGCGTCTCATCTGCTTCCCCCGTTTGgtccctgcaacagtcgagatgctctctctgcatttgaccttctcagtgcCTGTTCCTGCTGTTAGTTGActtaccgatccttggctccggtcggctcctcccgacagtgacttgggaattccccCGCGACCAAGGATCTCACGCTGGGGACACCATGTCCCAAGTCCCAACTCCCACCACCTTCTGCAGAGAGTCACCCATCCTCCAGTCACTCCCATCCTTCACAAAAGCAATCTCCACGGTAGCGACCACATCCACTATTCCCCCCCCCAccccgggtgtcggcccaacacccaggccgCCCGCTCAGCTGCCGCAAGCCTGCTCTCGCTCGCTCTTTCCTGCACcgagtttctctctctctcctcacctccctccttcctctcttttctttttgttctcccCTTAACCGTCTAGGGCTTCCCTTTATAATggacatggcagctgtggcaatcaacGGTTCCTGGGAATAACTACGATGGGGACAGTCACTCTCCTGTGCACTTAGATGAGAAACGCTCACACCGCAAATCACCCCCAGGAACTGCTTcaaccacactaccacaccccctctctaagccacgagcacagtgattatttatttaaaaagtggctctTTACATGAGCTGtagacccgctacaccacataGTCATCCgctggctcacttcacatcttatatttgtttgactgctaattaaggaaaaaagaagcaatttgGATTAGTGTTaaaaacaaggcaattaaaacaaaagcaagaaagTCAACAGCAGAAAGTCTTCACTGATTAAGAAAGCAGCAGGAAGGAAAGCCTGCCACCACTATAGCCCTTCAGGATTGGAGTTGGACACCACTGACCTGGTGTTAACAGATCTCACATAAATCTTCTCTGTAAACCTAATCAAGTCTCTCAGttacatacagtacacagaagagattataatgtctttcatattACATCTACTTGTAACAGTTGCATACAATACACTAAAGAGTAGTGATGAATTCTGACCATCAATGCTAAACACATTTTGAAGCAATGTGCTcgtatttaacaaaatattttctgtattaaCATATCCAAACACTCCACATACGTTAGTTCACATCGGATTTTAAGTCTCTCTAAAGTAATCTTGTAGATGCATGAATATAGCACATTAAAACAGACAACCTTTCAGTAAGTTGACTCCTAGCTCCTGGTGGAAAGGAAGTTCCTTCAATACCCTCCTGCAAACTCTGCTGCTGTAGTATATACACTAGACAAACAAGCattcaatactttttaaaaatcactaaTAAACTCAAACTTTTTATGCCTGTTTACAAAGAGAGCACATTGCCCTTACACAAAGTGAGGATTCAAAAGCAGTCCTTTCCAATGACAAACTGGACTCCTGTTTAAGATGCCCAAAACTGAACAAACAACAAACTTTAGGTAATTTATCAAGCTTCCATACAGAAACATTCATAATACTGTAAAACAGTTATACTTTTATAGCTACTGAATGCTACCCAAGTACATAcagatgtttttgtgtgtgtgtttttttttttaaaaacaacaacttgAAGATGGCTAAGGGAGTTACAGAAATTATGAAGAGTGCAATAAGACCAGTCACTTTTTCCATCTTAAGCAAGACAATGTACATagcaaaaatgtaatactaagCACTGACCCAAAtcaaaaaatatgacaaatataTAGCAGTTTGATTTAATGCACcatgaaaactgaaaaactaaATTGCCAAATAAGAATGTGTATATGTGCTTTTGCCTTAGGCAACAGGAATACTTTTCTTTGGTGATTTAGGTAGCAGGTTTGCCATAGTagcaagggaagaaaaaaaaaattggtggaaATGTTTTTGGGAGACAATATGGCAAAGAATTTGAGAATCATGTGGCATAACAATTTTAAGCCCACTCAACACCAACTAATTATactaacaaaaccaaaaacaaaaacactaaaaaaggAAATTGTAAATAGCAAAAGCCTTTTATTACAACCACAAGCAGATAAATGTTTACCTGAACCTTTGAGCTTGCTGAGCAAGAGGCCCCGGGTACCTTCTGTTTGGAGATTGGTACAACTGAGACAGTAGCGCCTGACTAGTTTTCTGGCTTGGGTTATTTGCAAACTTGACTGTAATAGGTTCCGTTCCTCCGGGGGGTTTCTGACCATTAAGACCTTTAATTGCCTCTTCTGCTTCAATTCTTCTGTCAAATCTTATGAATCCAACTCCTCTGGAGACTCCTAAGTAAAAGAGAAGCTCTTTAGTCTGCAATTCTAAAGTCATTAATCAATTCAAGCAAACCAGTGAAAAGACAAAATGTCTCAGATAGTAAAATTTGCAGTTTAATAatcctaacatttaaaaaaagatcaaGATAGTTCACCCACATATGCACAAGTGTAGAATAGGGAAGTGGATTTTCTTAATGTCCATCTTATTTTTCCCATGCTTCATCCCTAACTCATCAATATCTTAGTCAGCATTAAAAGTCTAGATGAATGACTAATAAAACCCTTTCCTCCCCACTGGTTGGTAAATAGTTGCTAAGATCATTTTTCTATGCTACATAATTAAAGATAGGCTAGTTGTCAACTACCTTTCAATGTGACTAAccacaaatgtgaaaaaatgtacaGATTAGTTTCATTGCTAAAAAACTGTTCCAATTAGGGGATAAGCAAATGGAAATTGTTTTCACTGAAATGCCAACATCAGATTCTTTAATTTACAGGTCATGCTGCAGTAAAGTTTAAGCCACAGCATAGTTATCTCCCTTCTTAAAAATGTGAACCATTATTCCAATGGCCTATTCCATGGCATCACCCCTGTTTTGCAGATATACATTAAAGAAAACCACCACCAGTGATCTTAGCACCTCTGATTAGATCTCAATAATCCTTTAGCTGCGGAGATGGACCCAGACAATGCCTTGATGCAGATATCGAACCAAGCATGCTGAATCCATGAGGCAGCCAAGCCATAAATGTCAGTTTATGTATTAAGCAAAAATCTTTACCAAGGGCAACTTGAGAAAGAGGggggagagaaggaaggagaaaagaaagaaaaaaaaaaacaaacacccaCCATGTACCATCACTTAACCACATGAAACTGGCTAATGATATTTTAAGAGAAAGAAGGCACATTTAACTGTAATCCCACTTTATGGGACTTGCCTAACTTCAAAGGTTAAACCTTCAAGTGGTTAGCAAAGCAGAGAGTAGAATACAGAAAGCACGGGGAGGAATGCACTGCTAATTTAATGGTAAAATATTATGCTTTCCACAATcaaactgcaataaataatttcaaagaCAATATGCTGCTTTAGCCCATCATAGAAGCATGACTGCAAACATAAGCATGGCAACTGCACTCTAAGATGTTGACTGTCTTAATGTACCAGTTAAGCCTGAAGTAGCATACAGtagttagtgctgggcggtatgccCAAAATTCTAAATCACGGTAATTTTCAAAATTACACCAGTTTcatggtattcaacggtatttttttccccccatacatgagtggatgttaaccacattttccactgcaattactgcagtagattGGTTACGAATAacttattccactgtcatgagaattgtacaaaaaaaacattttaatgtgcacacaagtattaatacctGGTCCCATAGATAGCTTTCAAGGGGGTGGCGCAAATGGAGAAGGAAtcgcattgcatgacagatgcagtcaaaatatagaacctttttattgaacaaattttgcaaacaacctaaactaaaattttgacaacattttTTTAACCATCCAAAGAgtcatttagacttagtaaaatatccagaggtgcttgtcaaaagttgtatttcactgaacatgtcttagaaaaatagtaaatatttttgtaaaccaactacactatgttaatgttaacaatctctgtccactgacatgttagtgactttttaaacaactttaccatcattaaactgcagaatatttaaactaataataaaataaataacagtgcaacttccagtaataatattacttgaacacttcaagcccaggtgcattatagtattcaccaaataaaaataaaacaagtgcaacttggtgatgacatctttaccaactgaaccatcattaaggcaaactgcaatatggaccttgcttcaagcttagctatatacataaataataaaaatgcaacttgtatttataatgctatttctTGCATAGCCCTAAGGAAACTTATTAGGgtcacggtgaagaaaaaaaaaaaatacggacacagtgaaggaaaaaaaaaaacaaaacccacaaaactatatgtcgagaataaagtcgacattttcacttgtaataacaaaataaattatgagaataaagtagaatgccgtaaactaaacttcatttcaaaatcaaatgtttaatttactatattttctcaaaccccatcataagttaatgtagcacattaaatactttgttaagtgttccccgacccagttgttaatcgctaagTACTCCTTAAACTAACTTCCTCTGCACGAAGAgcaggcgcagacagcgatcaccgcacagaatacattaatttcatggtATTTCTgttccctgaacatttagaatgttaagataaatacttgatatcattttcatgatgaaatacatcaAAGCAAGTATTAAACATGAAATTATGGTGgagtggcggtagtgctgctccctcacagtaaaGGGTCCCCAGGTGTTCATTCAGGGTAGAGAACTTTACGGCAGGTGTGATGAGGctccaaaaactggatgtatgaatgggtattgcacaggttggactgaaatattgtgtaaatgttgggttcttcatctggtggtcggagatacgaacacagaattcaatggacgttcttctgagcgggctttctttattgcatgcatgctctctttgacgtaccaaacccccagttcctatccttcctttttctttctccatataaccactcaccacacgataaatgtctttgtgaaactaaaactagttataaacttagaccatggagtgttcagggaaaaaaaaaaaaaaaaatctgcgttTTACATGTTTGATGACATGCCATATCCCCATTCAGGGCTGCACTCATCCCAGCAAtcattgtgtgcgaggcaggacgGGGTGCCAACTCTTCGCATGGTCaacatagcataacaaaaccccacatcctacaagactctgaaagaaaactgaagcacGCCATGCAACTTCATGGCTCAGGGAAAacataacacaaagcatttaatgtactacataacttatgacggggtttgagaaaatctagtaaattattcattttaacatgaagtttagtttatgacgttctactttaatgacaaattatgagaataaagtcaacatgtcgacttctATCTCATCATAAGCATCGAGattaaagaggaaatgtcacCCAGGTACaatacacagtattgaaaaaaataaataaaaaaagtgcaacttggcttgcagtattatccagtagtatagaaaagTATTcatacatttgaacataatgatccacatccgaccttttaaaactaaagtatcTCTAGACCAGTGATTCCCAACCACTGTGCCGCGGCACATTAGTGTGCCGTGAGAGATCATCAAGTGTACTGTGGAAAATTATTCAATTTCACTTAATTGGtatgaaaatgattatttatttactgcaaataATTTGTCTTTGTTCGTCTATGGGACAGTGATAGGCAGAACAATTAAATACTCTTAATCTGTGTATCTACCTGTTGCCATTCAAACAGTAGAATTAGTGATGCTTCGgctgtgacatttttgtttggtggtgtgccgtgggatttttctaatgtaaaatatgtgCCATGGctcaaaaaaggttgggaaacactgctctagacaaCAGACACAGCTCTTTTTTTTCGGCAAAAGATCTTCTGTGTCATAGTGTTGTTcttctgctacagcttcagaatgttttgtccattttcactgttcaatacctccactaacccATGTACTCCATTTGTTTGCGTGTTTAGCgttgcagcagtgaaaaaggtcccccttaaacagtttcccgctatGCCACGTTCTGAACGTTGCTTAGggtatttaaaccggtgttgcggtataagaaaaatccatatcacaaaaataaaacccgttttttggtatgaaccggtataccgcccagcactaacaGTGGTATATGGAGATCTTTTGGTAGGTAGAAGGTCAAAGGTGGAGAAGGGACACTATCCATGGAATAATTTGTTACATCAGATTAAAGCATAATGGACATATCTGTGCTTCTGCTGTCGGTTCAAGTAGTTATAGTTGCTACACAGGCAGTCTTTTAAAGCAAACTACATTCAAAGTCACCTTGTTGCTTACTGCTTCAATGAAGCTGTAGTATCATtcacatacagtggtacctcggtatacatcctaaATCTGTTcgagatcctttgacttataccaaaacaggacatatacaaaaacatttttaccataagaaataaagggaaaatgattaatccatttccatgaaaaaaaaatcctattgttattggcatattatacattgatggggttgtataaaataatttaaacactgcttaatactaaattacataaatacaaaagcaattagataaaataaatgaaaatttaacctcactttaatttaataa includes the following:
- the LOC120532787 gene encoding ELAV-like protein 2; translated protein: MTLELQTKELLFYLGVSRGVGFIRFDRRIEAEEAIKGLNGQKPPGGTEPITVKFANNPSQKTSQALLSQLYQSPNRRYPGPLAQQAQRFRLDNLLNMAYGVKR